The following coding sequences are from one Humulus lupulus chromosome X, drHumLupu1.1, whole genome shotgun sequence window:
- the LOC133806442 gene encoding protein FAR1-RELATED SEQUENCE 5-like — MPDVPHRLCYWHLHNKAVLKVKDPSFESRFTKLVFRYYTKDEFEDKWCDLVKDFGIQGTEYAAKLYADKEKWAETFLRGNFFCGMTTTQRSEGINAVLKKKVNQKLKLYEFVRAVNMTLSLIRQREAKDEYITLHTSPQLGKTNLPQIEDELANLYTRNMFYKVRHQMLKEGRYIVKTLLEEEDAIILKLQKYAAEQVKRHVYVTPERDLFVCECQHFLSYGIPCRHIFASIKCLHITSMPRALILSRWMVETKQTHNFLVGNMDATLDKREVESARFGAISSQLGELAYLGSRNQSTYHIAKSEIDRLCGKLKAVVDMGDKEISHNLPLHREFQFPVLDPYFTKRKGTAKDHRIGESDEYEDAEEDDQCYGMGLNDEWAGQNSMDYTQHENETENDVADDLGNGL, encoded by the exons ATGCCTGATGTACCCCACCGATTGTGTTATTGGCATTTACACAACAAAGCTGTTTTAAAAGTGAAAGATCCATCTTTTGAGAGTAGGTTTACCAAATTGGTATTCCGGTACTACACAAAGGACGAGTTTGAAGATAAATGGTGCGACTTAGTGAAAGATTTTGGGATACAAGGCACTGAATATGCTGCAAAGCTTTATGCAGACAAGGAGAAGTGGGCTGAAACATTTCTGAGAGGGAATTTCTTCTGTGGAATGACAACTACTCAACGAAGTGAAGGTATTAATGCGGTGTTGAAGAAAAAAGTGAATCAAAAGTTGAAGTTGTACGAGTTCGTCAGGGCGGTCAACATGACCTTATCTTTAATTAGACAACGTGAAGCAAAGGATGAGTACATTACACTTCACACTAGTCCCCAGCTCGGGAAGACAAATTTGCCACAGATAGAGGATGAATTAGCAAATCTTTACACACGGAACATGTTTTACAAGGTACGACACCAGATGTTGAAAGAAGGTAGGTACATAGTGAAAACCCTATTGGAGGAAGAGGATGCAATAATTTTGAAGCTTCAGAAGTATGCTGCTGAACAAGTGAAGAGGCATGTATATGTAACACCGGAGCGTGATCTCTTTGTTTGTGAATGCCAACATTTTTTGTCATATGGGATACCATGCCGACATATATTTGCTTCAATAAAATGCCTACACATTACTTCAATGCCTCGAGCACTAATACTATCTCGGTGGATGGTTGAGACTAAACAGACTCACAATTTTCTAGTTGGCAATATGGACGCTACCTTAGACAAACGAGAGGTGGAGAGTGCAAGATTTGGTGCAATTAGTAGCCAGTTGGGTGAACTTGCGTATCTTGGATCGAGGAATCAGTCGACATACCATATTGCAAAAAGTGAGATTGACAGATTATGTGGTAAGCTTAAAGCAGTTGTGGACATGGGAGACAAGGAGATTAGCCATAACCTGCCTCTACACAGGGAGTTTCAATTCCCAGTGTTGGATCCATACTTCACAAAAAGAAAGGGTACAGCAAAG GATCACCGGATTGGAGAGTCAGATGAATATGAAGATGCAGAAGAAGATGACCAATGCTATGGAATGGGATTGAATGATGAATGGGCTGGGCAAAACTCAATGGACTACACACAACATGAGAATGAGACAGAAAATGATGTTGCTGATGATTTAGGCAATGGACTATAG